The DNA window taacatttttaaaataactaaatttcaaTGTAGATAACAAAAAACATATCTATATCCTAAgcctatttttttaacttttcagaTAGTGTACGAAGTGTTCAAGCATACAGAAATTGTACCGACATGGAAATTTTGAAGccgatgaaattttttatggcAAATGCCAAATttagagaagaaaaaaaaaaatcaaaacaaagttcatccaattaaatttatatatcaatattgtcATTCgcgttattatacattatatatattatattatcatttaaattcattattatatacctagttaaaaatccataatttcgattcaattaataaatatacactatacttaTACAcacctacatttaaaataatatcatatttatgtacctatgtataattcaaataatacactattacacataagtttttttttaataatgtattgtaattattaacattgtgtaggtatctaaataaaaatgcaaattatattaCCAGTAATaacaaaagttttaatatttattaaagtggTGTTCACTTAgctatttctattattatttttatttttatatattaacaaaacaagTATATCATGAagcgagtacctatatattggtaatataaatctatttataggtactatatgtaggtattttttttttaaacttcgtatttaagtaattatacaGAAggaaattttaattcttataatcTATACAATTCGTATACAACTTATTATACGtttcatgttataataatatatacattttaacataatatgtatatattataataatgttaggaaataataaatggtttttttatgggaattataattttcttatttatttttttggtaataatGAGGCCTACtaaacattgataatattattatattatatactgccatattgatttatttgatgGCCAAGTTTAAACGAACTAATAAGAatatattgcaaatatttttaaaaaatattttagaaacatacactacaaatgttttcaaaataaaatagaaaatatttttgaaatgattaaaaaacattttgatgatttttttttcgcgacaaaaaatgttcttaagatattttgaaaatctagaTTGATGATTAGAAAATcatatgaaaatgtttttcgttttctaaaagatatttttaaaatttttttaaaatgtaattttgctatGTGGGATAAGGGCcgcagatatatttttattattatagtatcgtgTGCCATAAGGGCCAcgtattctttttatattttatacttaacttCACACGAGCTAACAGCTTAAatagctacctataatattattgtaatttattctgttcAGCCATAAGGgttgtacattattaatttattatttattatatttaggctGCTTGGCTAAGAGCGTGcattacttacttattatatttatgctgcTGGCTATAAGAGCCGtgcactaattattatatacttatttatttattatcataattttatacagttgtgttgctgtgattttatatatatttgtgtcattattattattgtgtattatacagcAACAGTAACTTATTACCAGAAACCGtgttaccattttattattattgttttattgtacacacacccacacgcatacacacattaatacacaaatacacatatCCCACAACAATCACTACATAGCCGACAGTAATTGCTAGGCGATCCCGACCACTACTGTTCGAGCTATACACCACTACACACCCAGCTAGTCctccataatataatttttagaccTAGGTGTTAGTGGCGTAAAATAAGAGTTTGGTGTCTggactcgtatattattattattatactccggcccgtacaaatataatataatgcaattaatttcaataaaaatatacaattgcgAGACGCTATGATTATAGCCAAATTTACGTAAGGTTTACCGTAAGATCGTAATATGGTTTTTTTGGTGCACCAGTAAATCTCCCGAGGCCCTccgtcaaaatatttgaatttattaattttaaataatgattaatgattatattaatttcgaTGATGACCGattattcattgtattttttttaactctgtcGTAGTTATAAAGGGTTTCTgccaattattgttgttttttttaagataagaTAACGACGATCTTCGTTGTACTAATGCAGACATGCtgtctaatatattatgatgtatgcttagagatatttatagattttaataataattgatcataGTAAATGATCGGCATGGGTATTGAGTATCCGATAGActgttggtttttttatttgtttgtcgGCAGCCGATGAAATCATATCCGTTCTCCGTGTAAACGTTTAATTTGCATCTACATATTTTCCCGACCAAAAAATAGGTAAGCCGCTtgtagattataaaaataagtaaatgaaatatacgtaaattaattataactgttgtattaaaataatgataattttgtacatagaaatatcaataaattatacctaatatgtccatgtttaaatattattcttagtaatCGTTCATTACGTAGTATAAATATACTGCTGGGAAGTTGTAGAATTTGCATGTAATATGTGAACTATTAAAggtgttaaataattaactaaaaatcagttttagaaaaaaaatattaaaactttaaagtacttactttttcaaatgttgtggttttttagtttaaaaatcatatttcttaattttactactttttagaacatgtttattgtttattgattgataatattattatttatatgtatataatacgataGGCATTCATTTTGttagatattgtattttgtaatcattttttagtACATCTAGAAATTCGTTCATTTATTccggtatacaaaaataattacaccgGCATCTTTTAGTTTATACCGGTATATCAAGAAatttttaggtacaaaataataaataccaataatatcccctccatatttaattttagttatcacttaattagtattaaaactaataacagaTAACGTGTTTAcatgttgtatacattttgaatttttatatgaataaataataactaaattaaaaaaaattaaaatgaataacttgCAAATGCAAATATTTCAAGATTTTGTTCTAACAAAAAATCAAACCGGAAATAACATTATACGTGCGtttactcataaaaaaaaaatactacatggTAAGCAATAAGcatacctttttaaaaataataatataattcaatacctACTTTATCAATGCaacttaggtattataaacatatttttataaatatattcattgtaTTAGATGTATTAGTATCTAATGTacttgatgatgatgatgatgatgatgatgatgacgatatACTCCTTAATTATCGACAGACAAAGagcaaaattttaaactttgtagAGACCACTGTAGTGTCTTTCTCAGATTGTGAGTTCAAAGCACATTTTCGGTTGAGTAGAACTACCATTGAGGTAaacagtttgaaaatatttaagcaaTTGTTGGTATAATTAATACGtttaatttgtatgaattaGATTTTATTACAACATTTAAGTTTGCCCTTGGAAAGGTATAAAATGGAGATACCTGTTGACAAACAAGTGTTAGTTTTTGTCTGGTATATGGCTAATTGTGAAACTCATCGGtttgtataaacatataaaaatatataatatttacattttaaatatattaaacatcctctaaaaaaattatactttttgtttattttaatatactagaCAAATAGGAAATCGATTTGACATTGCTGAAAGCACGAgctataaaattgttattcattgcttaacagaaattaataatttgtctgGAAACTTTATACAATGGCGACAAACCATAAGGCACAAACCGTTGTacaaaaatttaatagtttaagagGAGAACATTCTTTTCCGGGTGTTTTTGGTGCCATTGACGGATGTCATATTTCGATTCTTGCTCCATGGGAGAAGAGAACAAAAATGCCGAAGTTAAATAGAACTATGTTCTATAATCGGAAACAAGTTCCTACCGTCTTGCTACAAGTgagagaaaattaatttagtattttactaaattatattaaatcaatgaaTTATAACATACTTTTGATGTATAAACACTATTTTATTCCAGGGCATTGTTGACAGTGATTTAAAATTCATTGATTGTTTTGCTGGTTGGCCAGGTTCATCACACGATGCAAGAGTGTTTAGACGTAGTATAATTGGTGAAAAACTATTAAGCCAACCTTGTGTAATATTACCACCAGGGTGTCATATTTTGGGTGATGGCGCATATCCACTAACCAGTACTTTGATGGTTCCATTTAAGGATAATGGACATCTAAGTGATagccaattaaaatttaacaagtGTCTCAGTAGTTCCAGAGTAGTGATTGAACAAGCATTTAGAAAATTAATCGGAAGATTTCGAAAActgaagtattttattataataacatgaatagcataaattaaactaactaatatatttttttaaggcacATGGATATATATCATAAAGAAAATTGTAGTAAAGTTATCACTGCAGCATGTTGTTTACACAATTTATGCATTGATAACTCCGATGATTTCAATTCAACCGAGATCTACACGTCTGAGATGGAGGATGGTAACCACCATGAAGATGATAGTTTAAGTGGAAATGTCAAGAGACAAGAATTATGTCAACAGCTGtctttgattttataatattaaaacatgtaacattttatttatgaataaaatatgtattatacataattaaactttaactgtaatttaatactatttttataaaataaatctttcaaGTTTAACAGTTTTAGGAGATTACACTTATTCCTTTAGTAACTAATAACCTTAAAGTTAATTACAAACAGTTTTATAATGATCTggtgttaaaacattttaattaaaaacaaaacatattataatatacacataattcaattttagtagtactttaatattatttttataaataaactttttcaaatttaacagtTTTAGGAGATCACACTTATTCCTATAGTAACTAATAACCTTAAAGTTAATTACAAACAGTTTTATAATGATCTggtgttaaaacattttaattaaaaacaaaatattataatatacacataattcaattttagtagtactttaatattatttttataaataaactttttcaaatttaacagtTTTAAGAGATCACACTTATTCCTTTAGTAACTAATAACCTTAAAGTTAATTACAAACAGTTTTATAATGATCTggtgttaaaacattttaattaaaaacaaaacattataatatacacataattcaaatttagtagtactttaatattatttttataaataaactttttcaaatttaacagtTTTAAGAGATCACACTTATTCCTTTAGTAACTAATAACCTTAAAGTTAATTACAAACAGTTTTATAATGATCTggtgttaaaacattttaattaaaaacaaaacattataatatacacataattcaaatttagtagtactttaatattatttttataaataaactttttcaaatttaacagtTATAGGAGATCACACTTATTTCTTTTAgtaacaaataagtaataaccttatacttaattaaaaacagtTGTGAGACCGGCatttgtaaatcattttttttttagaactaatgGTAGTTATTGTTTATTGAACATCTGTTTAAAAACTTCTAACTTTTgaagttcaatattattagcaTCTTCAAGTTTGGAAACAAGATGCCTTTGAATCGCTATCATTTCTTCCTCTCTTTTTTCCATCTTATCTAGgctatttaatatgaaaaattactaaattaagtAGCTGCATTacattatgaaaacaaaattatataccgATTATGTAATTCGTTTGCATTCCTCAAAGCTAAATTTATTTGTTCTGTTTTTTGTTCTTGGTACTTTTGGAACCATCCTGGGGATTTTCCTTTGACCGAGCTCAATGGTAGAATTTCAGGGGAGGATTTTGGTGTAGTTGATGGTAGTTCTGCATACCGTGGTGAAATAGCTACAGATGTTGAAGCGTTAAGTTGTCTAGTAGGTGTTGATTCTACATACTGTGATAAAGTTTCTTCACAAGTAGATGACTCTTTTAATATGTCTAGAAATTAAGCaaggaataaataaaataataaactaaactaTTCCTGAACATAAatgaataaatcattttttgtttttacttctaGGAGGCGACATAGCTTGTTTTTTCCCAATTGGCTCTATTGCTTCCTCCATTTGCTTATAGAATTTCCATTTAATAGCACTACCACCAGTTTTTTTACTTGCATCATGCACCTTTCGAAACTGGTTTAGCAATCCTCTCCACTTATCATCACAATTAGTAGCTGTAAAGTTTGTGTAGCCCTGTTTATGCAAAACTTTTGCTATTTTTTCCCACAGATTGTTCTTTTGTCCCTTTTTTTTGGCATACATAAATTCTTTGCTGAGCTTGGTACGTTCAGCTATTAGCTGCTTTATGACTTGTTCAGTCCATGTAcctataccaaaaaatattgttaaatatttatatacatagtatgGTACTATGGTACACCTAATGTATAGGCAAAAGACAagttaaaacccaatgttgtgtATATGCTAACCCCCGAACAATAGTTTTACAATGTCCCACCAGATTGTTTTGAAGGTTTCTTTTGTTCagtaaacaatacaatattctcTTCCCCATCTTCATGAATTGTATCTTCATAATTGTTTGtctgattataaatactattattctCCATACTATCATCTTCAACATCGCTGACTtcaatttctatattaaaagttaaacaaacaaatttactaAGGTTATTTATCACTAAGGATAGGGATTTCTAGGAGTTTGcatgttttttaataaccatTAAGAAAATAGCTAAGTAATATAGACGTTTGTTTCATAGCATTgcgaatttatatttaaaaatgttagttgcatattttgcatatttgattatttttcatatgatatataatttatattgtaatcacCGATATAATCAATAAGTTggtctaatatataatacaaatatacaagttGGTCTAAAGTCATTAGGGATGATGAATTGAGTAAGTGTTCAAATTATtcgctttttaaatttaaactaaaaaattggttttatgtTAATCTGTAAAAGTATTGTAtaattcaaaactataaataatttattattatgaNNNNNNNNNNNNNNNNNNNNNNNNNNNNNNNNNNNNNNNNNNNNNNNNNNCgctagttttaaaatttttttcgaaaCTTATGTATTACAACGAGTTAATAAGAAATGAATGTTtgaaaatcattagtttttaagttatagccTTACAAAGTTCACAATTTTCAGTGTTTTACGCATTCGTACAACTCAATACACCTGCTTGAAACTTTTCTGTTGGAAGTCTGAATTTGGCAGCCAgactagttttaaatttatggtcaaatgaattttttgaaattttcacataCATCCGGCGTGGTCACTTTCTCGCTCGAACAATTAAAATCGAATACATCCCTCGACTTGTTATGTAAAAACACCATAGGTGATTATCAGAATTATTTgcgtcataatttataaaagttgatttatctaggtttcaaaaaaaaaattttaatacgctaaacttaacaaatattttgtttataaaaaaaattccacacCTCCCAACCCCAATCCATAATTATTGAACATGCCACTGCCTTCGTTTatgattgaaaaattgaaaatattatttttatatttttttatttttaatataattttttagttaaaattctaaaaaaatgttaatgaatacaaatgtaaataattcCGGTCTCTAGTGATGAGGCACAAAAAGGAAAAAGAAGaacttaatataaatactacatacaaacaaatcattattataataaattcaatacattcattgttctgaggctcagaatttaaaatgggATTCAAAAATGTCCATGGTAGTCGGATAAAACATATATCTAGGAATTCTTGCTTCTTGGTAAATGACAATATGATACTTGTTTAGGCTccaatgatttttatttgataagcaCAACAGTCAacagtgtattatttattttaacccgAGTCCTGTCACtacttattagtatttagttattgagttcaatttactattttatataactatacgcGGCAACTGTAAAGCTTTGTTGTCAGTTGCTATAATAGGAAAATATTGACCCTTGTAAGTTGTCAGCTCTAATAGGCTATGAATAAGTATACCGTAGCTCGCTTGCAGGACCGTGTTTTGACAATTTGCGCCCCGGGGCAACATATTTCAGCTGCCCCCTGGCCCCTATACCCCCACActccctcaaaaaaaaaaatgctatttcttaaaatgtaaggTGTAACTATTttgttgtatacaattttgGTCCACAGAAAATTGAACCaactacataaacataatagtatGCTACtctcactaatataatattggcgaattaaatgtatatacctacaatatatatacactaaatctaatattatattcatatgtgcgtgatatattattgtaaaagatattatgaataataattatgatcataaaaatttaaaaaatataatataataaatttctctatagactataaatattaatattccttCAATTGtagttatttctatatataggaaaaccaatgttaaataaagaaaatatatagttttaagtaaataatgtattatttattattaagtattgtattttttattaatagttataatctaaataggtatataaataaatttatattttccccTTGACTGAAGGTTTGAAAATAAAGTTATCATTTCTTCGAAATCTGTTTCACTGGTTATATCCGATTCTATTGTCAATAAAGCCAACGCAGAACACCTTTCTTGATTCATTGTTgaccttaaataattttttactcgtTTCAGAACAGAAAACGAACGTTCCACTAACAGTTAGTAGATTccgttgataataaaatatacgtggGGCAATTTCTACGTATGgatacaaaattatgaaattgttaCTTCTTATCCATAACAAGAGTTCCAAAATAATTTGAGTATTATTGTCAGAAGTCCCTAATCTATGGACGTGCCCTTGTAGCTGGACCACCTCACTAGCCAAACTTATATTGAAGTCATTTGGATAAGCTTCACTTAATTCCTTAGCACTTTAAcgaatttcattaatttaatgaaaaaaggaaaattttttcaCCAAATTATCATATGCAAACTTACGTTTTTGTAACTCTGTAAATATTatctagtataaaaaaatatgtcattacaataaaattttctcGACGAGATAATGTTACTTCATTGGATCTGGTTTCGCCATGTGGTAACTTTCGTCTTCTTTTGCGTTTCTCATTTTCTTTATAATCACTTAATCCAGACAAATCTTTAGCAGAATTTTCATAATACCATAAATCTATTTCTATTCCGAGccgatttaacataatatattgttgaatcATAAAATCCCAATTTTATTCCTTTTCGagctataataatgtttttaattgaagggtaaaataataattaaaattatgtaaaagtattcattttattcccacaatttatattccataataatttatcaatataaatttgcCCCCCCCTAAATGGAATAAACAATTTGCCGCTCCGGGCAACAAGGTacacttgcccccccccccccctaaattgttgaaaatgaattaaaattttatttttattttgtccagtctaatgATTTCAGACTTTTACGTGaggtatttcaaaatgtttgtacaactccaacttttcaacttttctagtagaaaaaatgctctgatcataaactTCGATAGTTCGATAGAGATTTTTGGAATGAAATTGGATCAAGTTGGTTGTTGGTACATTTGggagatttaaatttaaaattatcattactttttgaaataattaggaaaaacaaaaataaataaatgaaaatttgttaaaattgtttgctAACCTTGGTTTTTGAACCGTCTCCGCTTGGATtgtatatttgattaattttagtttttcttctaaaaaatgtcaataaaaattattcgttcAGTCAAAAAAGCTAAGAAATGTAATATGAGGTtgctcataattttttttcatagctgccaatttaaaaatattaacgataggTACTTATAGCCACATGAGCACGATAACGGCATAAACGATagtttttataagcgtttaaaaatcaaatttcgacaaaaccacaattaatttgtagttaaaaatgtataaaatataaaataagtatagctaagacttgaaaatttaatacatgagTACAAGACCTTTCATAGAAGTGGTTCATCAGTTCATACTTTTACCAAAAAAGTACttcatttttggaaaattagtaggtatattcacataataaaatatatttatcaaatatgaaataagtacATAAATTCAAAGCGTTGGTTTAGGTACATGCTTTTTTTggttactttattattttatagggaGGCATGTCCACCCTTGGCCCTTGGCCACCATGAGTTGCCTCGGTTCTTTAAAGGAAAACACACGCTGTGGTGTCcgataattctaaaataaaaatgtgcaaatttcAAGTGGTTACgaatattcgtttttgaattacagcaaaaaatgaaaatcgttCGAAGAGAATTCGTTAATTTAGGGGTGAATATTCAATGTGAAGATCGACAAAATCATTTGAACCATTCCAGcgctcatattataaaaaaataatttgaccttccggtaaactttttttttggttatagaCAGATAAACATATGAAGAATCTgctattgaattttcaaatcttagatattatattacaaaaaaactttaatgaATGTCTAACTCAaagtaatttgcaaatttttgtgattatgACGAATTTTATCAAGTTTTACTTGAGACGgccataacaaattatttttaagttacgctcaactttattatttttaattacactaataacaacttatgagaatCCTTGTATTAAAGTTTCAATTCTTTTGATTTgagcaaaaacatttttatggacaataaataaataaaactaaaaatcgaACATTTCTTATgcctatacattttgaaaaatttatcatgtacagaaattgcaaataaaaatattaggtaaaaatTATCATGGACAgtactacagtctacaatagtatctacggttattcttTTTTGAGTAATGTCattatgtcaaaaatatataatcgattttgtcaaaaactggattattaaaaataaataaaaatacacatacgacaatacataacaattttaaataattttgataattattaagttaaatcttttactttaaataaaaatataatttattgtgtattaaaatatatgtaaattgtacaatgtacaaactacatagataagtacctacttataattaatgtatatctATGTTAAACTTATAAACGTTAAAAATGCTAGAAATTCGTTCATTTATTccggtatacaaaaataattacaccgGTATCTTTTAGTTTATAccggtacctaggtatatcaagaaatttttaggtacaaaataataattaccaataatatCCCCTCCGGCctccatatttaattttagttatcacttaattag is part of the Acyrthosiphon pisum isolate AL4f unplaced genomic scaffold, pea_aphid_22Mar2018_4r6ur Scaffold_20508;HRSCAF=21239, whole genome shotgun sequence genome and encodes:
- the LOC100568913 gene encoding protein ALP1-like, which codes for MATNHKAQTVVQKFNSLRGEHSFPGVFGAIDGCHISILAPWEKRTKMPKLNRTMFYNRKQVPTVLLQGIVDSDLKFIDCFAGWPGSSHDARVFRRSIIGEKLLSQPCVILPPGCHILGDGAYPLTSTLMVPFKDNGHLSDSQLKFNKCLSSSRVVIEQAFRKLIGRFRKLKHMDIYHKENCSKVITAACCLHNLCIDNSDDFNSTEIYTSEMEDGNHHEDDSLSGNVKRQELCQQLSLIL
- the LOC100572168 gene encoding uncharacterized protein LOC100572168; its protein translation is MENNSIYNQTNNYEDTIHEDGEENIVLFTEQKKPSKQSGTWTEQVIKQLIAERTKLSKEFMYAKKKGQKNNLWEKIAKVLHKQGYTNFTATNCDDKWRGLLNQFRKVHDASKKTGGSAIKWKFYKQMEEAIEPIGKKQAMSPPRNILKESSTCEETLSQYVESTPTRQLNASTSVAISPRYAELPSTTPKSSPEILPLSSVKGKSPGWFQKYQEQKTEQINLALRNANELHNRLDKMEKREEEMIAIQRHLVSKLEDANNIELQKLEVFKQMFNKQ